Sequence from the Calidithermus timidus DSM 17022 genome:
GTGCCCAGCAGCATGCGCTCGCGCACGCCGCGGGCCAAACGGGAGAGGCCCACGCGGAACTGGTCGGCCAGCAGCTCACCCATGGTGCGGATGCGACGGTTGCCCAAGTGGTCGATGTCGTCGGCTTCGAAGCCCGCAACCCCGCTCTGCAACGAGAAGAGGTACTTGACCACCGGCAGCAGGCCCTCGTCACGGAATTCGCCCTCGACAAACTTCAGCAGCATGCGGCCGGAGAGCTTGATGCCCAGCTTCTGCTCGGCCTTGTACTTTCCTGCTTCGCCCAAATCGTAGCGGCGGGGGTCGGAGAGGAGGGAGTGTACGTAGGCGACGGCCTTATCGCGCTTGGGCGGGTCGCCGGGGCGCAATTCGGTGAAGAGCTTGAGGAGCGCCTCGTCGGGGCCCATCTCGAGCACCCTCGAGCCACGGTACTGCGCCTCGAGCAGCCCCGGCAGCAAGTCCTCGAAGCCCTTGAGCTCGGTAGCGAGCTTGTCGGCGGTGTAGCCCAACACCCGCAACAGCAACGCCAGCGGGAACTTCTTCTTGTTGACCTTCATCACCACCACGCCGCTGGGCTCGAACTCGAGGTCGATCCAGGGGCCGCGCTTAGGCAGCGGGATCACGCTGGCGACGTACTTGCCCGGCCGCGCCTGGTCGGGGGTGAAGTACACACCCGGCGAGCGGTGGATCTGGGAGACGATCACCCGGTCGGCCCCGTTGACGATGAAAGAGCCGTCCTCGGTCATCAGGGGCAGGTCGCCCAGGAAGACCTCGTCCTCCTTGATGAGGCCGGTGTCCTTGTGGATGAGCTGGAGCTTGGCGTAGAGGGGGGCCTGGTAGGTCAGGTCTTTTTCACGGCACTCGTCTTGACCAAATGGGGGTTCTCCCAAGCGGTACTCCAGGAAGTCCAGAACCAGCCCACCCCGCCCGCGCTCGCCTTCCTCGATGGGGAAGGTCTCCTTGAAAGCCGCTTGCAAGCCGACATTCTCCCGCTTAGCCGCAGGAACGCCCATTTGCAGCGCTTTCTTGAAGGATTCCACCTGAATCTCGGTCAGGGGCGGTAGGGGGATCACCTCGGAAATACGTCCAAACCGCTCTATCTTCATGCATACACCTCTAAAACCCTCTGCTCTGGGGGTCGGGATGGAAGCAGCCCAACCATTGCCTGGCTCGGGGTTGCCTTTGGTTATGCGTAAGCTAACAGGGTTCTTCCGCAGAACACCCTCACGGTGCCTGCGGCGGCTGGCTCTTACGTTGTGCCCGCTTGGCGCTGCCAAAACAGCACGCCCATGAGTATAACACATGGACACAACATGGCGCAATGAGCGCCCGGTGGTGTTCGCTCAATTGCCTTGAAGTGTAGCACAAGCTGCAGGATCTGCAAGCACAACGTGGTCCCCAAGCTTGCCGGACTAAACGCTTGAGGACCACGGTACCCATAGGTGGGGAGTACCCCACAGCTAGAGTTTAGGGCGCAGACATCCTGGCAGTGTAGGGCAATGCGCTTTGGCAAAGCGAAAAACCCTGGGCAAAGGCCCAGGGTTTCGCGCCTTCGAAAGCGGTTACTTCAGCTCGACTTTGGCGCCGGCGTCCTCGAGTTGCTTCTTGATCTTCTCGGCCTCGTCCTTGGAGATGCCTTCCTTCACAGCACCACCCTGCTCGGCGAGGTCCTTAGCCTCCTTGAGGCCCAGCCCGGTGATGGCGCGCAGCTCCTTGATGACGTTGAGCTTGTTGGCCCCGGCATCCTTGAGCACCACGTCGAACTCGGTCTTCTCCTCGGCGGCGGGGGCAGCAGCAGCACCAGCAGCGGCGCCGGGCATAGCCACGGCCACGGGGGCGGCCGCGGTCACACCCCACTCTTCCTTGAGCACGTCGATGAGTTGCTTGAGTTCCAGCACGGTAGCGCCGGAGAGCTGTTCCTTGATGGCAGCGATGTCCAAAGCCATGATCTACCTCCACGAGTGGGCATATGCCCAACCGCTTATGCCGCCTCCTGCTTGGCGACGAAAGCGTCCAGAATGCCTACGAACTCCTGAGCCTTTGCGCCCAGCACCCCGACCAGCTCGCTCATCGCGCTCTGGAGCACGCCGACGAGTTCGGCGCGCAGTTCGGTCTGGCTAGGCAGCGAGGCCAGCGCCTTCACGTCATCGGCTCCGATGACGTTGCCCGAGAGCACGCCCCCCTTGGCGGCGGGCAGCCCCTTGTCGTTGGTCTTGGCGAACTCTGCGATGGCTTTGGCTGCTGCGACCGGGTCGCTGAACAGCACCACCGCCGAGGGCCCCTTGAGGCCGTCCAACTTGGGCAGGTTGAGCTCGGCCAGCGCACGCTCGATGAGCGTGTTCTTGGCAACGATCATCTGCGCGCCCTTCTCGCGGAAGGCGCGGCGCAGCTTCTGTTCCCCGTTGGAAGGTAGGCCCTGATAGTCCACCAGGAAGAACGACCCCTTAGCCCCAGCCAAGGTGTTCTTGAGGCTCTCGAGC
This genomic interval carries:
- the rplL gene encoding 50S ribosomal protein L7/L12, whose translation is MALDIAAIKEQLSGATVLELKQLIDVLKEEWGVTAAAPVAVAMPGAAAGAAAAPAAEEKTEFDVVLKDAGANKLNVIKELRAITGLGLKEAKDLAEQGGAVKEGISKDEAEKIKKQLEDAGAKVELK
- the rplJ gene encoding 50S ribosomal protein L10; the encoded protein is MPSKRNVELLESLKNTLAGAKGSFFLVDYQGLPSNGEQKLRRAFREKGAQMIVAKNTLIERALAELNLPKLDGLKGPSAVVLFSDPVAAAKAIAEFAKTNDKGLPAAKGGVLSGNVIGADDVKALASLPSQTELRAELVGVLQSAMSELVGVLGAKAQEFVGILDAFVAKQEAA